One segment of Anaerolineae bacterium DNA contains the following:
- a CDS encoding purine-nucleoside phosphorylase, with product MKNYREKAIETASFLKTHIKKPSEIGILTGTGHGESAESLDIDASFAYKDIPHFPISTVESHFGRLLIGSMHGRQIIAMQGRLHLYEGYSPADVIFPIRVMQELGVKTLILSNASGGINPLFKAGDIMIIVDHLNLTGSNPLIGRNEETWGIRFPDMTRAYDKQLVSIAEKAGKNNGICLQKGVYAGLTGPSLETPAEVCFLRTIGAEAVGFSTVHEVISAVHAGIKVLGLSIITNVHDPDSPVESTIEEIIAVAEKSSLKLASIVSNVIENLT from the coding sequence ATGAAAAATTATAGAGAAAAAGCTATTGAAACAGCATCTTTTTTAAAAACACATATTAAGAAACCTTCTGAAATAGGAATTCTTACAGGGACCGGTCATGGAGAAAGCGCAGAATCGCTGGATATAGACGCCTCATTTGCATACAAAGATATTCCACATTTCCCGATTTCAACTGTTGAAAGCCATTTTGGAAGACTTCTCATAGGCAGTATGCATGGCAGGCAGATTATCGCCATGCAGGGACGGCTTCATCTCTATGAAGGATACTCTCCGGCTGATGTTATCTTTCCGATAAGGGTGATGCAGGAGCTCGGCGTTAAAACACTGATTCTTTCCAATGCATCCGGAGGCATAAACCCTCTGTTTAAAGCCGGCGATATTATGATTATCGTTGACCATCTTAATCTTACAGGCTCTAACCCTCTGATAGGGCGGAACGAAGAGACCTGGGGCATAAGGTTCCCTGACATGACACGGGCATACGATAAACAGCTTGTTTCAATCGCTGAGAAGGCCGGAAAAAACAATGGAATCTGTCTGCAAAAAGGTGTTTATGCCGGTCTGACAGGCCCAAGTCTCGAAACACCTGCTGAAGTGTGTTTTTTAAGAACTATAGGGGCAGAAGCCGTCGGCTTTTCAACTGTCCATGAGGTAATTTCGGCCGTACATGCCGGTATAAAGGTGCTGGGATTATCGATAATAACCAATGTTCATGATCCTGACAGTCCTGTTGAATCAACAATTGAAGAAATAATTGCCGTGGCAGAGAAATCTTCTTTAAAGCTTGCATCAATCGTAAGCAATGTAATTGAGAATCTAACATGA
- a CDS encoding TatD family hydrolase encodes MKLFDSHCHLNDRAYDKDLDAVIKRAHDVGVSACMIVGTDKESSIKAVALAKSINNIYVSVGIHPHEAKHCSESTLKCLINLAENPRICAWGEIGLDFNRMYSPQDDQEKWFIRQLEIADRYNLPVIFHERDSKGRLLEIVRTYNKKGRKGVVHCFSGNRAELEQYINLGLYIGITGVLTLKKRGADLRKLAPIIPVEQILIETDAPYLTPAPEKNRTQRNEPAFVRSILLKLAEIRKEDPEYLASATWENSCRLFNI; translated from the coding sequence ATGAAACTATTTGACAGCCACTGCCATCTTAACGACAGGGCGTATGATAAAGATCTTGATGCAGTTATTAAACGCGCGCATGATGTCGGGGTGTCAGCATGTATGATTGTTGGAACAGACAAGGAAAGTTCCATTAAAGCCGTTGCGCTGGCAAAATCCATAAACAATATTTATGTCTCTGTCGGCATTCATCCTCACGAAGCAAAACACTGCTCTGAATCAACCTTAAAGTGCCTGATAAATCTTGCTGAAAACCCCAGAATTTGTGCATGGGGTGAGATAGGCCTTGATTTTAACCGTATGTATTCGCCACAAGATGATCAGGAAAAATGGTTTATAAGGCAGCTTGAGATTGCCGACAGATACAATCTTCCGGTTATCTTCCATGAAAGAGACAGCAAAGGCCGCCTGCTCGAAATAGTTAGGACTTATAACAAAAAGGGGAGAAAAGGGGTTGTGCACTGTTTTAGCGGAAACAGGGCGGAGCTTGAGCAGTATATTAATCTCGGCCTTTATATCGGCATAACAGGCGTTTTGACACTAAAAAAGCGTGGCGCTGATTTACGCAAGCTGGCGCCTATAATTCCTGTTGAACAGATTCTAATCGAGACAGATGCGCCATATCTAACACCTGCTCCGGAAAAAAATCGCACACAACGGAATGAGCCGGCATTTGTCAGGTCTATTCTGCTTAAACTGGCGGAAATAAGAAAGGAAGATCCGGAATATCTGGCATCCGCTACATGGGAAAACAGCTGCCGGCTGTTTAATATATAA
- a CDS encoding amidohydrolase — protein MTEVDIIISNGLALTMDENETVIENSAVAIDGENIIAVGKSEEIKAKYISRESIDATNHLIMPGLINSHTHAAMTCFRGIADDIELMDWLNNYIFPAEAKNVNVELAFWGSLLACAEMIKSGTTTFCDMYIFEDETAKAAKEAGMRCLLGEVLFDFPSPNIKTPDQGLEYTRMLIEKWADDPLVNIVVEPHSLYTCSSSLLIDAKALADQYNVPIATHFLENKGEAKELRKKLGKRATDFLKDINYLDERFIAFHCVCMDEEDIKIFADSGCKVVHNPESNMKLASGVAPVSSMLNHGIVVGLGTDGCASNNNLDMLQEMDTAAKLEKVERLDPTVMSAHTVTHMATCNGARVLGMENLAGSLKAGMKADIIAIDLNKPHLTPMYNPYSHLVYAVNGSDVTTVIINGKIVMKDRCLLTINEAEVIKRVKKIALGIKKSLGIG, from the coding sequence ATGACTGAAGTTGATATTATCATATCCAACGGACTGGCGCTTACGATGGATGAAAATGAAACTGTAATCGAAAACAGCGCTGTTGCAATTGACGGTGAAAATATCATTGCTGTCGGCAAATCCGAGGAAATAAAGGCAAAGTATATATCCAGAGAAAGCATAGATGCAACAAATCATCTGATTATGCCGGGGCTTATTAACAGCCACACACATGCGGCAATGACCTGCTTCAGGGGAATAGCCGACGACATTGAACTCATGGACTGGTTGAACAATTACATATTTCCTGCTGAGGCTAAAAATGTGAATGTAGAACTGGCCTTTTGGGGAAGTCTGCTGGCATGCGCAGAAATGATCAAATCTGGAACAACGACTTTCTGTGACATGTACATTTTTGAAGATGAAACAGCAAAGGCCGCAAAAGAGGCCGGCATGCGATGCCTTCTTGGAGAGGTTCTTTTTGATTTTCCGTCTCCCAACATTAAAACACCTGACCAAGGTTTGGAATATACCAGAATGCTCATTGAAAAATGGGCGGATGATCCGCTGGTCAACATCGTGGTTGAGCCACACTCATTATACACATGCTCTTCTTCCCTTCTTATAGATGCCAAGGCTTTGGCTGACCAGTACAACGTCCCGATTGCGACCCATTTTCTGGAAAACAAAGGAGAAGCAAAAGAGTTAAGAAAAAAATTGGGCAAAAGGGCAACTGATTTCCTGAAAGATATCAATTATCTTGATGAGCGTTTTATCGCCTTTCACTGCGTTTGCATGGATGAAGAGGATATAAAAATCTTTGCAGACAGTGGATGCAAGGTTGTTCATAATCCTGAAAGCAACATGAAGCTTGCTTCCGGTGTTGCTCCTGTATCCAGCATGTTAAACCATGGCATTGTCGTTGGACTTGGAACCGACGGATGCGCCAGCAATAATAATCTCGACATGCTGCAGGAGATGGACACGGCGGCCAAGCTTGAGAAGGTTGAACGTCTTGATCCAACAGTCATGTCTGCGCATACTGTTACACATATGGCGACCTGTAACGGAGCCCGGGTCCTTGGAATGGAGAATCTTGCAGGTTCTCTAAAAGCCGGGATGAAGGCGGATATCATTGCCATAGATTTGAACAAACCCCACCTTACCCCGATGTACAATCCCTATTCTCATCTTGTTTATGCTGTGAATGGATCTGATGTAACCACAGTTATTATAAACGGAAAAATTGTTATGAAAGACAGATGCCTTTTAACGATTAATGAAGCCGAAGTTATAAAAAGGGTAAAAAAGATTGCTCTCGGGATCAAAAAAAGCCTCGGGATCGGTTGA
- a CDS encoding 6-phosphofructokinase has protein sequence MEKDFMDIEDLLKNPEVQSATGNISQELIERRKYVPSVCKALSHKYTVLEDNPCFKFSINKEAGKQLPNIINNKVQNIIGLDSLDESLKQEYCKQRNIGIVFSGGPAPGGHNVIAGLFDAAKKANPENKIYGFLLGPDGILENEAIELTKSIVDSYRNLGGFTMIKTGRTKIDTKKKMALTNETCKDLNLDAIVIVGGDDSNTNAAFMAQEMFDHGLQVIGVPKTIDGDIQVKDIDGNILCAISFGFHTAARAFANEISNLCTDCSSDVKYWHICKVMGRVASHLALEVALQTHANITLIGEELADYIDKKRLEKAKKEKVVDYSAYGMTLRHLSRLICDGIVRRSAVGKNYGVIVIPEGILEFIDEIQVFIIKLNTIIAEYNKKHDIDFHSDFPMLRDKLEYLRRLARRSREDSSFTIWNTRDDDLFDDIPEFFQRGLLTERDSHGNFQFSLVETDKIIMELVTDYLNILKENGVYKIGIERAYYTDILNKEGFNPDFFGRILFRNYDDSSMFLLVKESIISVKTLNKVLINEGAITENENIPGCVEKIFKKSVPKFKTQVHFYGYDGRGNDPTRFDCIYTYNLGLTVFSLIANGATGQMAAIKNLEMDFSRWEPIGIPIASLMHLEERKGKLVLVLEKSVVDVNSTAFKVVKAFEEKWLAAEPGEDHYRRPGPIRFTGKSEEDRPITLVLNALRDL, from the coding sequence ATGGAAAAAGATTTCATGGATATTGAAGATTTACTGAAGAATCCAGAAGTGCAAAGTGCTACCGGTAATATAAGCCAGGAGTTAATTGAGAGAAGGAAATATGTTCCTTCCGTATGTAAAGCTCTGTCTCATAAATATACTGTGCTGGAGGATAATCCTTGTTTTAAATTTTCAATCAACAAGGAGGCCGGCAAACAGTTGCCGAACATTATAAACAACAAAGTGCAAAACATTATCGGCCTTGATTCCCTGGATGAATCTTTAAAACAGGAATATTGCAAACAGCGTAATATCGGAATCGTATTTTCAGGGGGGCCGGCTCCAGGAGGACATAATGTTATAGCAGGGCTTTTTGATGCCGCAAAAAAGGCCAATCCGGAAAATAAAATATACGGCTTCCTGCTTGGGCCGGATGGAATACTTGAAAATGAAGCTATTGAGCTGACGAAAAGCATCGTTGATTCTTACAGAAATCTGGGCGGTTTTACAATGATCAAGACCGGCCGGACAAAAATCGACACAAAAAAGAAGATGGCCCTTACAAATGAGACATGTAAAGATCTTAATCTGGATGCCATTGTAATAGTTGGAGGTGATGATTCAAACACAAATGCGGCATTTATGGCTCAGGAGATGTTTGACCACGGCCTCCAGGTTATCGGAGTTCCCAAAACAATTGACGGCGACATTCAGGTCAAAGATATAGACGGCAATATTTTATGTGCAATATCGTTCGGCTTTCATACCGCTGCAAGGGCTTTTGCCAACGAGATAAGCAACCTGTGCACGGATTGCAGTTCCGATGTCAAATACTGGCATATCTGCAAGGTAATGGGCAGGGTCGCAAGCCATCTGGCGCTTGAAGTGGCCCTGCAGACTCACGCCAACATAACCCTTATCGGTGAGGAGCTTGCCGACTACATAGACAAAAAACGGCTTGAAAAAGCAAAAAAAGAAAAAGTCGTGGATTACAGCGCTTATGGAATGACACTTCGGCATCTTTCCAGGTTGATTTGCGATGGTATAGTAAGAAGATCAGCTGTTGGAAAAAATTACGGCGTAATTGTAATACCGGAGGGGATTTTAGAATTTATTGATGAAATACAGGTGTTTATAATCAAATTAAATACAATTATCGCTGAATATAACAAAAAGCACGATATTGATTTTCATTCTGATTTTCCCATGCTCAGGGATAAACTTGAGTACCTGCGGAGACTGGCCAGGCGTTCACGTGAGGACAGCTCTTTTACTATATGGAATACACGTGATGATGATCTTTTCGATGATATCCCTGAATTTTTCCAGAGAGGGCTTCTTACGGAAAGAGACAGCCACGGCAATTTCCAGTTTTCTCTGGTTGAGACAGACAAGATCATAATGGAGCTGGTAACCGACTATCTGAATATTCTTAAAGAAAATGGAGTTTATAAGATAGGAATTGAAAGAGCATATTACACAGACATACTAAACAAGGAGGGGTTTAACCCTGATTTTTTCGGCCGTATCCTGTTTAGAAACTATGATGATAGCAGCATGTTTTTGCTGGTTAAGGAGTCTATAATATCTGTTAAAACCCTTAACAAGGTGCTTATAAATGAAGGGGCTATAACGGAAAACGAAAATATCCCGGGTTGTGTTGAAAAAATATTCAAAAAGTCGGTCCCAAAATTCAAAACCCAGGTCCACTTTTACGGTTATGACGGCAGAGGGAATGATCCGACCAGATTTGACTGTATTTATACATACAACCTTGGGCTGACCGTTTTCAGCCTTATAGCCAATGGCGCAACCGGCCAGATGGCGGCGATAAAGAACCTGGAAATGGATTTTTCCAGATGGGAGCCTATCGGGATTCCGATTGCGTCTCTGATGCACCTTGAAGAAAGAAAAGGGAAGCTGGTCTTAGTGCTTGAAAAAAGCGTGGTTGATGTAAACTCCACGGCATTTAAGGTTGTAAAGGCATTTGAAGAAAAATGGCTGGCAGCAGAACCTGGCGAAGATCACTATAGAAGACCGGGCCCCATACGTTTTACCGGCAAAAGTGAAGAGGACAGGCCTATAACACTTGTTTTGAATGCGCTCAGAGACCTTTGA